In Macaca nemestrina isolate mMacNem1 chromosome 9, mMacNem.hap1, whole genome shotgun sequence, a single genomic region encodes these proteins:
- the LOC105466131 gene encoding NAD-dependent protein deacetylase sirtuin-1 isoform X2 → MCLCSGRKTILEIYPGQFQPSLCHKFIALSDKEGKLLRNYTQNIDTLEQVAGIQRIIQCHGSFATASCLICKYKVDCEAVRGDIFNQVVPRCPRCPADEPLAIMKPEIVFFGENLPEQFHRAMKYDKDEVDLLIVIGSSLKVRPVALIPSSIPHEVPQILINREPLPHLHFDVELLGDCDVIINELCHRLGGEYAKLCCNPVKLSEITEKPPRTQKELAYLSDLPPTPLHISEDSSSPERTSPPDSSVIVTLLDQAAKSNDDLDVSESKGRMEEKPQEVQTSRNVESIAEHMGNPDLKNVGSSTGEKNERTSVAGTVRKCWPSRVAKEQISKRLDGNQYLFLPPNRYIFHGAEVYSDSEDDVLSSSSCGSNSDSGTCQSPSLEEPMEDESEIEEFYNGLEDEPDIPERAGGAGFGTDGDDQEAINEAISMKQEVTDMNYPSNKS, encoded by the exons ATGTGCCTGTGCAGTGGAAGGAAAACAATTTTG GAAATATATCCTGGACAATTCCAACCATCTCTCTGTCACAAATTCATAGCCTTGTCAGATAAGGAAGGAAAACTACTTCGCAACTATACCCAGAACATAGACACGCTGGAACAGGTTGCGGGAATCCAGAGGATAATTCAGTGTCATG GTTCCTTTGCAACAGCATCTTGCCTGATTTGTAAATACAAAGTTGACTGTGAAGCTGTACGAGGAGATATTTTTAATCAG GTAGTTCCTCGATGTCCTAGGTGCCCAGCTGATGAACCGCTTGCTATCATGAAACCAGAGATTGTGTTTTTTGGTGAAAATTTACCAGAACAGTTTCATAGAGCCATGAAGTATGACAAAGATGAAGTTGACCTCCTCATTGTTATTGGGTCTTCCCTCAAAGTAAGACCGGTAGCACTAATTCCAA GTTCCATACCCCATGAAGTGCCTCAGATATTAATTAATAGAGAACCTTTGCCTCATCTGCATTTTGATGTAGAGCTTCTTGGAGACTGTGATGTCATAATTAATGAATTGTGTCATAGGTTAGGTGGTGAATATGCCAAACTTTGCTGTAACCCTGTAAAGCTTTCAGAAATTACTGAAAAACCCCCACGAACACAAAAAGAATTGGCTTATTTGTCAGACTTGCCACCCACACCTCTTCATATTTCAGAAGACTCAAGTTCACCAGAAAGAACTTCACCACCAGATTCTTCAGTGATTGTCACACTTTTAGACCAAGCAGCTAAGAGTAATGATGATTTAGATGTGTCTGAATCAAAAGGTCGTATGGAAGAAAAACCACAGGAAGTACAGACTTCTAGGAATGTTGAAAGTATTGCTGAACACATGGGAAATCCGGATTTGAAGAATGTTGGTTCCAGTACtggggagaaaaatgaaagaaccTCAGTGGCTGGAACAGTGAGAAAATGCTGGCCTAGTAGAGTGGCAAAGGAGCAGATTAGTAAGCGGCTTGATG GTAATCAGTATCTGTTTTTGCCACCAAATCGTTACATTTTCCATGGCGCTGAGGTATATTCAGACTCTGAAGATGACGTCTTGTCCTCTAGTTCTTGTGGCAGTAACAGTGATAGTGGGACATGCCAGAGTCCAAGTTTAGAAGAACCCATGGAGGATGAAAGTGAAATTGAAGAATTCTACAATGGCTTAGAAGATGAGCCTGATATTCCAGAGAGAGCTGGAGGAGCTGGATTTGGGACTGATGGAGATGATCAAGAGGCAATTAATGAAGCTATATCTATGAAACAGGAAGTAACAGACATGAACTATCCATCAAACAAATCATAG